GGGTTTCATGCTGGCACGCAGCGGCGTGACTTCCTCGCCGGCCCGCGGCAGGCGGCCGAGGTGGTACAGGTGGTCGACGGTGACGTCGCCGATTACGTAAAACTTCACGGTGGAGACCTCCGGGGCCGGCGTACTGGCCCCTGCCGGGGAATGCGGTGGCTGCAACTGGTCGGTGACCTGGCGTTACCGTACCACGCCGAGTTCCCGCGCAAGGGCTTCCAGCGCCGCCAGCGGCACGTCCTCGGCGCGCACGTCCGGCCGCAGTTCCGTGCGGGCCAGCGCCGCGTCGATGGCGTCTCCCGCGTGACCGGCGAGGCGCAGGTTGTTGCGCAGGGTCTTGCGGCGGTGGTGCAGCGCCGCCTCAATGAAGCGCAGCAGCTCCGGCGCGGGCAGCGCGCGCTGGCGGTCGAAGTCCAGGCGCATCACGGCGCTGGTCACGTCCGGCGCGGGCAGGAACGCGCCCTTCGGCACGTCGCGCACGTGGCGCACGCTGCCGTGCAGGGCGGCCAGCGCGCTCAGGAAGCCGTAGTTGTCCTCGCCGGGCCGGGCGGTGAGGCGCTGCCCGACCTCCTTCTGCACCAGCACGGTGGCCGACGCGATGGCCGGCGCGTTCATGAAACGCGACAGCAGCACCCCGGTGATGTAGTACGGCAGGTTGGCGATCACATGCGTGCCGGGCTCCAGGGCGGCGTAAT
This region of Deinococcus metalli genomic DNA includes:
- the rsmA gene encoding 16S rRNA (adenine(1518)-N(6)/adenine(1519)-N(6))-dimethyltransferase RsmA codes for the protein MSQSEPTPDAPRPPPLYSPARVRELLDRHGLKPTKSLGQNFLIDGNILRAIAEAGGAAPGVPVLEVGPGLGVLTGEVAARGARVTALEKDERLRPVLAETLAGLDVTVVWGDALDFDYAALEPGTHVIANLPYYITGVLLSRFMNAPAIASATVLVQKEVGQRLTARPGEDNYGFLSALAALHGSVRHVRDVPKGAFLPAPDVTSAVMRLDFDRQRALPAPELLRFIEAALHHRRKTLRNNLRLAGHAGDAIDAALARTELRPDVRAEDVPLAALEALARELGVVR